The Halomicrobium zhouii region GTCGTGGCGGCGCGAAGCGCTCGCCCGGGACGTGCAGTCGGCCCAGGCGGTTCCGCTCACCGTCGACGACCGGTTCGCCGGGGTCCTCGCGGTGTACTCGGCAGACGACAGCGCCGGGACCGACCTGTGGCGGCGGACGCTGGACCACGTCGCAGCGGTCGTCACCCACGCCGTCGGGTCCCTCGACCGCAAGCGGGCGTTGCTCTCCGACGCGGTCGTCGAACTGGAGTTACAGCTGGTCGGCGGTGACGACGTCTTCGGACGGATCGCACGGGCGGCGGAGACCGACCTCCGACTCGACGGGGTGACCACGAGCAACGGCCAGCTCGTTCTGTTTCTGACGACCGCCAGCGGTGGCGACGGTTCGGTCGAGTCCACGCTCGCCGGCGACCCGGCGGTCGCTTCGGTGAAACCGGTGCGCCGGGACGACGCCGACTGCCTCGAGGTGCTCTTGCGCGAGGAGTGGCTCCTGTCGCACTTCGTCGAGGCCGGCGCGGTTCCCCAGTCGGTGGAGGCAACTGCGGACGGGACGCGTGTCGTCCTGACACTTCCGACCGACGCGGACGTCGAGGGGTTCGTCGACTCGCTCGAACGGCGGTACGACCAGGTAGGCCTCCGGTCGCGACGCGAGCGGACCCGGCCGGTCGCCCGTGAGCAGCACGTCTGGGCGAAACTCGAGGAGTCCCTCACCGACCGGCAACTGGAGACGCTCCGGACGGCGTATCTGAGCGGCTACTTCGAGTGGCCCCGTGAGAGCACGGGCGAGGAAGTCGCCCAGTTGCTGGACATCTCGCAACCGACGTTCAGTCGCCACCTCCGGACCGCCGAGCGCAAGCTGCTGTCGCTGCTATTCGTCGTCGAACAGTCATGAAGGCTCGATCGTTTCGGAAGCTAGCATGCTAGCGTAACCGATCGCTTCTGGTACGAACAGTGTAGCGAGAAAATCCATTAGAGGGAATCCACATGTGGGCCCATGTGGAACTCTGCCGGCGATCCGATGGATTCCGACGCCAGGGCAGACGACGCCGATCGGCGTGACGAGCCATCCGACTCGGAGGTGGTCCTGTGTTCGCTCGGGAGTGCCCGGGACGACGACCCGGTCGTCGCCAAACTTGCCGTCTCACACCGCGACGTCGTGCTGGGCGAGGCCATCCGTGCTGCGCCGTCGGTCACAGTCGAACCGAACTACCGGACGACCGACGGCGGCGCCGCCGTCCTCGTGTTTACTGCCGCAGGCGAATCTATCGTCGAGTTCGACGCGGCGCTGTCGACGGACCACACCGTCCGCGACCCGCAACTCCTGGCGAGAACCGACGACGCCTGCACGTACCGCGTTCGGTTTAGCTCCGAGGCGTTGCAGTTCTCACCGGTGTTCGCCGATCTCGGGGCGCTCCTGTACGACGTCCGGACGGCGGGTCGAAGCTGGTCGTTTCACGTCCGCTTTCCGTCGCACGAGGCCTTCGCGTCCTTTCGGAACTTCTGTTCGAGTCACGAAGTGACGCTTCGGCTCTTCAAACTCTCTGCGGACGAACAGCACACGCGTGGTGACGACCTCGGGTTGACCGCGAGCCAGTGGGACACGCTCTCGACCGCCCACGAGATGGGCTACTTCGAGGTGCCACGCGGCGCGACACAGGAGGAACTCGCCAGGCAGCTGGACATCTCGCCGTCGGCCGTCTCCCAGCGCATCCGTCGCGCGACGAACCAGTTGCTCGCCGAGACGCTGGCGTCCTCCAGGTTCCGGACTCGGTTTTGACTACCGACCGAACTGTGAGTGGCCGGGCTCGAACGACGAGCGAAGCGAGTCTTTCGGCGTCCAGTCGAAGCTGGTGAGACTGGGGTCGGAAGATAAAGGCAGCGAGTTTACCGGCAGGACTTTATTGTGTTGGGTATCGTGAAAATATAAAGATAATCCCGGGCAGTAGGCACTCCAGTTCACGTCAGTTTTCCACGATTAATCGGTAACTAATCGATCCCTACCTGGCTTAATGACCTCTTAAACACTGGAGTGGGACAGGCCAAGGGTATTGCGAGAAAGTACACAAGAGTCACATGCCGTGACGAAGGAAGACAACCGGAGTTCGGAAACTCGCGAGACGGACGCACCGACCGATCACAGTACTACGACATTTTCCCGCCGGAGCTATCTTCGGGGACTGGGCGCAGCCGGGCTGGCTGGTGGCCTCGTTCAGCGCGGCGGGTTGGTTGGTGCGGCTGCGGCCGCAGACCCGAGCCAGTACGCCGACCGATTCGAGACCGTCGTCGACGTCGTCGACGCAGGCGCGGACAACTCCGGCCAGGAACCGGTGTCGTCCGTGCTGCAGGAACACCTGGACGACGACACGCTGCTGGCGTTCCCCCCTGGTCGATACTACATGGACGAGCAGGTCCGTTTCACGGACTTCGACAACGTCGGACTGGTCGGGGACGACGCGACGCTCGTGCCGGCGAACTTCCACGACTTCGACGGGCCGCAGTATCGGCTCTTCCGCCTCGGGACCCACTACAGTCCCGGGACGGACCTGCTGGTGGTGGGATTCACCGTCGACCAGACCGCGCCGGACACCGGAATCCGCGTCGTCGATGCGGTGGTCGACGACGGCCTGCACGTCGAGGACGTCTACGTCGACGGACGTCACGACAGCGGTACCTTCGGGCCAGGCCGGTTCAACGTACTCGACGCTGGAGGGGACGGTCTCGTCAGACGGTTCAGGGCTCCCGACGGTGGCCAGTGGGAGAGCGAGACGCCCAACGCCGGTAACATCTGGCGCGGGCCGACCGGTATCCTCGCGAACATGACCGCGGGCACGCTCCGGTTCGAGGACTGCGAACTCGGTGGCTTCCCGGACAACGGTCTCTACGCGTCCGGCGGGTCCGGCCGGATCATCGTCGACGGTGGTCACTACCGGAACAGCAACGCGCCGAACATCCGGGTCGGCGGGGCGAAGGCCGTCGTTCGAGGCGTCACGGTGACGGTCGACGAGACGCCCGCCGTCGGGTTCGACGACCAGCGCGGTATCCGGCTGCAGAACGCCGCCGACGCGGAAATTCTGCAGACGACGGTCGACGTCCGGGTCGACCAGGGGGTCACCGCCATCCACGTTCCCGGTTCGGCCGGGACGGTCTGGATCGAAGACGTGGACGTGACCGTCGATTCGTCGGTCGGCAACACGGCGATCTCGGTCTCCCCCGACGCGGGGAAGACGACGGTGTACAGCTCGACTATTGACATGAGCGCACCCGGTGGGTACGGCATCGTCTTCGAGGGGCCCGATGCGTCGGCCTCTGCCCACGTCGAGAGTGTGGACATCGTCGGTGACGTGGGGGACGAGGGCGCCCGCGCAGCGATCCGGAACACGCGCGACGACGTCGATTTCAGGGCCGTCTCCATCGACCAGCCCGGGGGCCAGAAGCGCTACGGCCTGGTCAACCTCGGGGACGACTGCCTCGTGTACAAGTCGAACGTCCGGACCGCGAACTACCCACTGCTCGAGGCCGGCACCGGGACCCACGTCGAGGACAACTACGCCAACTCCTACGGCGACCGCGAGGCCATCGCGCTCCACGACGACAGCGAAGACGTCTACCTGAAGAACAATCGCCTCCGGGGCGGTATCAGGGACGCCGGCTCTGCCGGGCTGAAGCTGGTCGGCAACGAGTTCTAGACTGGTTTTTCCTCACAGTAGCGTCGGACCCGTACCACGACGCTAGACGATCGACGGCTTGCTCGCTGGTTCGTCGTTTCTGACTCGCCGAGCGACGTCCCCCATCGTTTCGACGGTCACGTCTGTCTCTCGACGGGCGCGGTCGACGGTCGCGAGCACCCGTTTCATCCGTTCCCGGTCGTGTTCGTCGACGACGTTGTGGGGGTGGAGCCAGAGGTGGAGGACACCGTCCGTTTCCCGGAGCGCTTCGATCCCCAGGCGGACGGCATCCACGATGGGGTCGTCGTGGACCCCCTCGATGATTCTTCGTACGAGGCCTTCGAAGCAGAATAGATACAGCGAAGCGGGGACGTTCACGAGCCCGTACTCGTCGACGGCCGGTCTCACGATCGGGGGAGAGTTCCGGGTTCTGAGGCCGTTCCAGAGCTTCTCGACGGGCCCCCGATCGGCAGGTGCCGAGCCCCGATAGCAGGCGAATCCATGTTCCGCGAGTAACTCGCGGTACCCGACCTCGTTCACCGGAAAAACGAACGATCGTGGTTCGGTACCGTACGGTGCGAGCGTCTCGGCAGCGGCCGCACACTCCGACTCGGCCAGGTCCCGGTTCATGCGTTCGTGGGCGAAGTGGACGTGGCTGAAGCCGTGACTCGCCAGTTCGTGGTCGGCGTCGGCGTCTGCGACCTGGTCGACCAGTCCGTTGGCGAACCACGCGTCGTCCCTCGGAATGCCGGCGGGGGCGTCGACGCAACACTGCGATCCGGCCGGATGGTTGGTGTGACCGCCCGCACAGTCTTCGAGAAACAGGTGCCCGACGACCGCCCACGTCGCGGGAATCTCGTACTCGTCGAAGAGTCCGAGGAGGTCGGTCCACGCGGACCGAGCGTCACGGATTCGCGCGGCGGGAAGCGGCCGCTCGTGGTGGAACCCCCACCCGAGCTCGGCGTCGAGAGAGATAACGACTGATCCCATTACCGGATCCGACCACGCCGCCGGCCAAGGTTATGGATGTGATAAAACGCCGTAGTGCGGGACTCTCATCCGTGATGGCCCCACCGCGTTTCGGCGAAACGGTTGACGGAGCCGACGCAGACGTATGCGGCTCTGCCACGAGGCCGTCCAACCCGGTTCACGTCACGCGAATCACGTCTCTATCGCCGAATCTGGCCCGATCGGGCGCGGTATCTGAGCGCATGCCGGGGTTTTTTCGACCGCCTACTCAGTCGCTCCTGGCGGCAGGCATCCCCGTCACCGGGGCCCGAACGCCAGCGTGCGCTCGGATAGCTGGTGTATAATAATCCCAGTGAGGGCCGACTATCTATTCAAACTGTCCGCCCACGATCCATATTCGACGGGGTCCGCCTCTCCGCGACGCACTGCAGGGACAGACGCGTTCCCTGTCTTCTGATGCGGTGAGCCGGAAACGGGCAGCTGCTATATCATATGTCACGGAATATTGTCAGCGGCGTCCTCTCGGTCGTCTCGGCGAAAGTGGTCACGCTGGTCATCGGTCTCGTGGCTTCGCCGCTCCTGTATCGGATGCTCGGACCAGCAAAGTTCGGGGAGTACGCGACGGTCCTCTCGACACACGCGCTGCTCATGATCTTCGTCAGCTCGGGCATCACGCGTGGCGTCCAGAAGTACGTCGCCGAGGACCGCTATTTACCCGACTGGGAAGCACACGTCGTGGGGTTCTACTTTCGTCTCGCAGTCGCACTCGCTACCGCCGGAGCGCTCGTGTACTTCCTGGCCGTTCGGTTCGGGGTGATCGCGTGGCTGTACGACCCGACGTTCGAGACGTACTTCCTGATCATGATCGCTGCGGTCGTGAGTTCGCAGACCTGGTCGTTCGCCCGGCGGGGACTGATGGGTCTCGGTCTCGAGCGCCACTCCGAGCCGTTGATGATCGTCAAATGGGTGGGTTTCGGCGTTCTCGCGCTTGGATTCGTCTCGCTCGGATACGGCGTCGTTGGCGCACTGGCCGGGCAGATGCTCGGGACGCTGATCGCCGCAATTGGTGGGATACTTCTGGTCGTCCGACAGGTCGGCGTCCGTGCACTCGTACGCAACCCCCACCCGGGTTTCCCGCGCGAGAAGATATTCACCTACAACACGAGCGCCATCGGCCTGTCGTTCCTGATGCTGTCGCTGTACCACGTCGACGTCATCATGCTCCAGAACCTGCGCGGGGGCGACATGGTCGGCCACTACAAGGCGGCGCTCAAACTCGCCGAGTTCCTGTGGTTCGTCCCGGCGACGATCCAGGCGGTGTACATCCACTCGACCTCCGAGATGTGGTCGAAGGGGCAGTTAGACCGGGTGGCGAACATCGCCTCGAAGACGACCCGGTACACGCTCCTGTTGACGTGTCTCATGTGTCTCGGGCTGGCGTCACTCGCCGAGATCGTGGTTCCGATATACTGGGGCCAGGATTCGGCGCCGGTGGTCACGCCACTGCTGTTCTTGCTCCCCGGCGCCCTCGGCTTCGCGGCGGTCCGGCCGACGCTCGCCATCGAGGAGGGCCACGGCAACCTGCGATACTCGCTGTACGCGACGGGGGCTGCGGCGGGGATCAACTTCGTCCTCAACGCGATACTGATCCCCGTCGCCGGAATGCGTGGCGCGGCCGTCGCGACGAGCGTCGGCTACGGGTCGATGTTCATCTTCCACGTCTGGAGCGCTCGCAAGCTCGGTTTCAACCCGCTGAGTGATTCGCGACTCGCCCGCATCGCCGTGACGGCAGGGCTGTCGGCGGTCCCCATCTTGCTGCTCCCGACGGTCCTGTCCAGCTGGGTCGCCATCGCTGTCGTTCCGCCCGTCGGCCTCGCGATCTTCCTCGCACTCTCCTTCGTGACGGGGGCACTCGACGTCGAGGAGTGCTGGGACCTCCTCTCGGCGTTCCCTGGGCCGGTTCCTGGACTCGTCGCCCGCGCCCGCGACCCCGACCGGCCGGCGCTGATGAGCAAACGCGCCGTCGTCAACGGCCAGCGCTGGCTCGCCGTCCTCGGTATCCTGCTGTTCGCGGCCGGGACCGGGTTCGCGCTCGCCACGGCGGTGCTGGACGGCGGCGGCAACGAGTCGTCGGCGATCAACGGCACCGAGACCCCGATACCGTCCGACGCGACGGCCGGTCCGACGACAGCCTCGGACAGCGAGACCACTGCGTCGTCGTCGGACGGGACGGGAACGGTCGACCGGGGTCAGCGCGAGAGCGATAGCGTCACACCGATCGACATCAGGACCGACGCGGACGACGGAGACGACGACACCGGCGGATCCGGCGGTGGATCCGGCTCCTCCGGCGGGTCCGACTCTTCGGACGACTCCGATGGGTCGGGCGGGTCCGGTTCCTCGGGTGGGTCCGACGGTTCCGACGACCCCGACGACTCCGACGACACGGAAACCGAGACGGACACCGACACGGAGACGGAGAACGAGACGGACACCCCGACCGAGACCGAGACGGACACCGACACGGAGACGGACACCGACACGGAGACGGATACCGACACGGAGACGGAGAACGAGACGGCGACTGAGACGGAGACCGAGACGGCCACCGACACGGAGACGGACACGGAGATCGAGACGGACACCCCGACAGAGACCGAGACGGCCACCGACACGGAGACGGCCACGGAAACCGAGACCGACACTGACACCGAGACGGAGAGCGACACGGAGACGGCGTCGGATACCGAGACCGATACGCCGGAGGACACGACCACCGACACTGGAACGGACGGGACTGGGACTGACGATACCGAAACAGACGGGTCGGCGACAGACACGACGTCCGGCGACGAGACCGAATCGACGGACGACTCGGGATCGGGCGGGATCCTCTCACTGGTACGGTTCCCGACGAGTTTCTAACCGGGACGCGCCCGCAGCCGCCGGCCCAGGCCCGCCGACACCTGGCCGTTTACCCGGTGACTAGTAATTCAGGAGCGGGGTATCTCGTGTACTATGACTACCGTCAGCGTCGTCATTCCGACGTACAACCGGGCCGACGTGTTGCCACGGGCGGTCGGGAGCGTCCTCGACCAGACCGTCGCGGACCTGGAACTGCTCGTCGTCGACGACGGGTCGACCGACGGGACGGTCGCCCTCCTCGAAGCGTACGACGACGAGCGACTGCGCGTCGTCGAACACGAGACGAACCAGGGGGCCAACGCGGCGCGAAACACGGGCATCCAGGAGGCCGAGGGCGAGTACGTCGCCTTCCTCGACTCCGACGACGAGTGGCGCCCCCGAAAGCTGGAGCGCCAGCTCGACCGCGTCCGGGACGGCGAGTACGTCGCCGCGTACTGCGACGCCGACCGCTCGCACTCTGGCGTGGGCGGTCGCGTCATCGGGGCGGTGGCGTCGCTGCTGGCCAGGGCCGACGGCGACGTCCTCATGGAGGGCGGGAAGGAACTGGCCGGTGAGATCCTCGCAGACAACCTCCACTCCGGGGCGGGGTCGACACTGCTCGTCGAGACCGGGGTCGCCCGCCGTATCGGGGGCTTCGACGAGGAACTCGACCGGTTCCAGGACCCGGAGTTCCTGTTGCGCGTCATCCAGGAGGGGGAACTGGCCTACGTCGACGAACCGCTGGTGGTTCGCTACGAGACGGCGACGCCCGACGCGGAGACGATACGCCGGGCGGACGAGGAGTACCTGGCCAAGCACGACGAGCTCGTCAGGGAGGCCGAGTCCCAGGGTTACCGCGTCCGGCAGGCTCACGAACTCCTGCTCGGGATGCGCTTCCTCGAGGAGGGGAAGTTCGCGCCAGCCGTCGCCCACCTCCTGCGAGCCGACGTCCCGGCGCGCCACTGGCCGGGACTCGCCTGGGCCGGCGTCTCCGGGTTCCGACATCGCGCCTCCACCCCGGCGACCGTCGTGGTCGGACTCGTGGCGGTCGCCGTTCTGTACGGCGTGGTCACGGCGGTCAGATCCCTGGAGTGAGCGGGGACGAGCGGGCTTATCCAACAGATAATAACGGTCGTGTGGTCCAGAGCTTTGGGCGATGACCCGAAGGTTCGGCTGGTTTCTCGATCTGGCGTTCGTCGTACTCTGGACCTGTTTCACCGTCACACTCGTCTCACAGGGCGCGACTGGCTGGGTACGCGCGGCGGCGATCGTCCCGTTCGTGACGCTGTTTCCCGGCTACACGCTCCTCGCCACCCTGTTCCCGCGGGGAGGGACTCACCGGACGTATCCCTTCGACCGGAACGAGAGCGGGCTCGAGAATCCGATGCCCACGAAGTCCGGCGTCGACGGGGCCGAGCGATTCGCGTTCTCGGTCCTCCTGAGCGTCGTCGTCGTGGCGGTGGTCGCGTTGATCGCGAACTTCACTCCCTGGGGCGTCAGCGTCGTCCCGATCCTGTTCGGCGTCGCCGGCTGGACGCTGCTGTGGACGCTAGGGGCGCTGGTCCGCCGGGTTCGGCTCGACCCAGCGGAGCGATACGTCCCCCGACCGCTTGGACTCGTCTCCGCACTCCGGTTCTCCGGTGGCCCGTCCGCGTCGTGGGGGAACGAGTCCCGTTCGACGATGTTCGACGTCGCGCTCGGCCTCTCGATTCTGGTGTTCGCGACGAGCCTCGGCTACGCCGCGGTGAATCCGCCACAGGAGACCAAGGCGGCGGGATTCACCGAATTCTACGTCGAGACCGAGAACATCTCCGGTGACGTGGAGTCGACGTACCCCTCGCAGTTCGCGCCCGGACAGACCCGGACGTTGCCCGTCGGTATCGAGAACCACGAGCAGCGGTCCGTCGACTACCACTTGGTCGTCCTCGAACAGCGGGTGGACGGCGCCGGCGAGAACGCGTCGGTACGCTCCGAGGCGGAACTCGACCGGCGAACGGTGTCGCTCGACCACGGCGAGCGGACGGTCCTCCCGCTGTCGGTCTCACCGACCGGGACCGGGACCGACCGCCGCCTCGTCGTCCTGCTGTACGAGGACAGTCCGCCAGCGGATCCCGCTATCGATTCGGCCTACCGGTCCCTCAGGCTCCCGATCGACGTCACGACCGACGCCGACGCCGGGGGTGCCTGAATCGGATGTGGCCCTGGGAACACCTCGCCGTCGGCTACCTCCTCTACTCGGCGCTCACGCGATACTGGTCCGGTGACCCGCCGACGACGGCGGCGTTCGTCGCCGTCGCGTTCGGGACGCAGTTCCCCGACCTGGTCGACAAACCGCTCGGGTGGCTGCTGGACCTTTTCCAGGGCGGCGTCTCGGTCGCCCACTCGGTGTTCACCGCCGTCGCGCTCTCGGCCGTCGTCGTCGCCCTCACTCGTCGGGTCGGACGGCCGAAACTCGGCGCGGCGTTCGTCGTCGGCTACCTCTCCCACCTCCCCGCCGACGCGGTGTACGGGGCGGTGTTCGACGGCCAGATCAAACTCCGCCCGTTCTTCTGGCCGCTCGTCGAGGCGGCCCCCTCCGCGAGCAGCGGCTTCCTCGACAACGTCGCGTACTACGCGCTGCGGTTCCTGTTCTTCCTCACGACGGACCGCGGGCTGGCGTTCCTGTCGCTGGAACTCCTGTTGCTGTCGTTCACTGCCTGGATCTGGTTCCGGGACGGCTGTCCGGGCGTGCCGTCCAGGGGTGCCGTGACGGACCTCCGGTGAACACCCGGGCCGTCACGTCGTCGCCGCTGGCGGTTGCGTGCACATACGGACTTCGTCGTTGGTGTAGACGACGGCCATCTCCGGGCGACAGACCGCGGATTCGTTGACGTCACGACTCACGCCGAACCCCTGGCTGCTCTCGAAGAACGTCGTGTCTCTCGCTTGCTCCTGCCGGTAGACGACCATCTCGTGGTCGACCGGGTCGGTCCCGTTGATCCCGGCAGTCCGGGACGGATACGCCCCGTTCCGATTCAACACCGTCTGGTAGGGGTGGTCGGTGTAGAGCAACTGTTCCGGGAGGATGTTCGCGCTGTCCGGCGATCCGGTGATCCGCCCGATGGTGTCGACGGCGGCCAGTTCCTGCTGATTGTAGGCGAGCTGTGCTCCCTGTCCCTCGAAAACCGGGTTGTCGACCGTCCCGTTCGCCGACACCATCATCACCGTCGGAAACGCGGCCGCGAAGAGAAGCAGGACGACGACGACGATGCGTCGATTGAGAGACAGTTCGAGGTGGCGGAGGCCGATGACGGTCAGCAGGACGAGCGGGAGGTAGAGGAACGCGAACCAGCGCTGGGGGATGAAGCTCCGGATGCCGAACATGGGGAGTCCGAGGACGAACACGAGCATGATAGCCGCGCTGAACAGCAGCGTGAACGTCGACTGCCGGGCCCGCGTTCGGTTGACGACGTAGAGACAGCCGAGGAAGGTCCCGAACAGGAGCAGCAGGAAGCCGAGCGTGTCGATGTACGGAACGAGGACGTCGATCAGCGTCGGGTCGGCGCCCTCGGGGGCTGCGCCGTCCGCGGAGCTCGGCCCAGCGAGGTTCAACACGCCCGCGCTCGAGATCAGCGTCTGCCGGAGGTAACTCAGGAGCGTCAGGAGGAACGTCTCTCCCTTGTAGGGAGTCATCGACCAGAGGAACGTGCTGAAGCCGAGGTCGAACGCGATGAGGCCGGCGATGTTGACCGGCTGGTTGATGCGGAACACGTCCGGGTCGAGGATGGAGGGCCGGAACACGTCCAGTCCCATGAAGAGATACGCGAGGAACGCGCCGCCGAGCATCACGAGCGTGATGAACGAGGACACCTGGTGGGTGAGGATGATGGCGACGCTGAGGACGAACATGAACGACAGTGCGACTCTGTCCTGCCCCGTCCGCATCGTCCGGACGAGCCAGTAGCAGAGCCCGAGAAACAGCACCAGCCCCATGCTCGTGGGGATGAGGTGGATCCCCCACTCGATGACGTAATCGCCCACCGAGTACAGCATCGCGGCGAAGGCGGCCCAGCGCTCGTCGACGAGCAGGTTCGCCGACGCGAAGACCAGGAGCACGGAGACCGGCATCACGACTCCGAGTGACAGGTAGAGGCCGAGGCGAAGCGAGACGTCTCCGAGTAGCGCCGTCGCGACGACGAGCAGGTGGTACAGCGGTGAGGTGTAGTGTTTGTTGTCGCTGATCGCTTCCAGGGATTCCGCGGCGAAGACGTCTCCTGCCAGCCCGGTGATGTGCGTCCAGATGTCGATACCGATCAGTCCCGGTGTCGTGTACAGCGCCGCGAACCTGACTACGGCCGCCAGTGCGACGATCTGTACAAGCACGCGCGTCCTGTTGAACCCCTCGGAGCGAACGAACGCTATCTGCAGGAAGATCAGCGTCCCGGTCAGTCCGGCGACGACCAGGAACCGGGGCGAACGCTGGCCGTCCTGGACCGCGAGCGCGACCAGAACGGCGAGGCACAGAAACACCAGTGACGGGAGCGCTCGCCTGAACCCCTTCGAGAGGGTCGGTAACTCCTGGATACGGGGGGACGATCGATACGTCGCCAGCAGGTAGATGATGCACGAACTGCCGAGGACGATCGGTATCGTCCGGATGTATATCTGCGAGGCGAAGAAGCGAAGCGGGAACAGGGCGAGTGCGATCAGGAGTCCGACGGCCGCGGCGACGATGTCGAATCGCGCCGTCGCGACCCGGTGACGGAGCGCGCTACTCATCGGTGCCCCTCCAGCGGCCGCGTCTTGCCAGTCGGTGCGCTGGCCCCTGAACCGACCGCAGCTGGGTTGGCCCGTCGATGCGAGTCGTCGGTCGCAGATGATCCTTGTTCACGTGGAAGTCTCCTCCGTGTTCGCCATCGGGCGTACGTCCTCAGACGAGAGAGACGACAGATCGTCGAGGCAGCTGGGCCCGTTAGTGCACCACGCCGGGACGACCGTGACAGTCGTTGTGTCGTCTTCGCCATGGGCGCGGCTGTGGATACCGGATTCACGCTCTGCGCTTCCCTTACTACACAGCTGCTAACCACCCGTTCGGGCCGGCGACGGGGCCGCTCTCCGGCGGTCGATTGCGGGTTTATGACATTGCTAAACTCGCTCCGATTCCGCTCACTGAACGAATACGGACCACTCGTGTACGTTCCTCGGACGCCGCGCAGCTTCGACCCTCGTCGGCGAGTTCGACGAACATACTGACTTCTGATTGACCCCGCGTCTCGTGTACGCACTGGTGTGTCGGATGGATCGACAGTCACGGAACGGGTTTCGAAGCGGCTGGAATCACGGACCGTCGCCGATTCGCTCTCACGCAGACGACCAGTCCCGCCGGACTGGCGGCCTCTGGCCGGCCCGATAGCCGGCCTTTCCAGAACTTAATATCGAAATATATCCGACTACGGCCCGTATAGTATATGCCCCAGGGGGTTAGCTTCAACTATGGCAAAGCAGGAGGCAACACGGGGGATTCGCAGACGGAAGTATCTAACGTCGCTCGCAGGTGGGGTGACCGCCACGGCAGCGGCGTCGATGGCGACGACGGGGACCGCCGCAGCCGACGTCAGCACCGACCACTACGGATCCGTCGTCGACGTGGTCGACGCCGGAGCGGACAACGAGGGCAACGAGTCCATCACGCCAGTCATCAGGGACGTCATCG contains the following coding sequences:
- a CDS encoding bacterio-opsin activator domain-containing protein, translated to MLDRDEAPRRRASGVRAASEALSAAASPQAVADVLVEVVTAIRGIDGAAAFLVDGTAGSLRETASTFDRDDRSLADGIGTIARDAYLDGDPVVCTELNTDSGTAASATIEPLGGYGTLVSVTGGATVDGESRTLLTSLAAVATHRLERIECERGLRRCTRDRQRDSARLARFDDVTDVVFGLERAVTAATCRADIERAVCERLAASEGVAFAWIGHVGPDDERVVPAATAGRERGYLDAVDRTLTSSNSEPAVVAARDREATTVGTVASGRRSASWRREALARDVQSAQAVPLTVDDRFAGVLAVYSADDSAGTDLWRRTLDHVAAVVTHAVGSLDRKRALLSDAVVELELQLVGGDDVFGRIARAAETDLRLDGVTTSNGQLVLFLTTASGGDGSVESTLAGDPAVASVKPVRRDDADCLEVLLREEWLLSHFVEAGAVPQSVEATADGTRVVLTLPTDADVEGFVDSLERRYDQVGLRSRRERTRPVAREQHVWAKLEESLTDRQLETLRTAYLSGYFEWPRESTGEEVAQLLDISQPTFSRHLRTAERKLLSLLFVVEQS
- a CDS encoding helix-turn-helix domain-containing protein; the protein is MWNSAGDPMDSDARADDADRRDEPSDSEVVLCSLGSARDDDPVVAKLAVSHRDVVLGEAIRAAPSVTVEPNYRTTDGGAAVLVFTAAGESIVEFDAALSTDHTVRDPQLLARTDDACTYRVRFSSEALQFSPVFADLGALLYDVRTAGRSWSFHVRFPSHEAFASFRNFCSSHEVTLRLFKLSADEQHTRGDDLGLTASQWDTLSTAHEMGYFEVPRGATQEELARQLDISPSAVSQRIRRATNQLLAETLASSRFRTRF
- a CDS encoding polysaccharide deacetylase family protein is translated as MGSVVISLDAELGWGFHHERPLPAARIRDARSAWTDLLGLFDEYEIPATWAVVGHLFLEDCAGGHTNHPAGSQCCVDAPAGIPRDDAWFANGLVDQVADADADHELASHGFSHVHFAHERMNRDLAESECAAAAETLAPYGTEPRSFVFPVNEVGYRELLAEHGFACYRGSAPADRGPVEKLWNGLRTRNSPPIVRPAVDEYGLVNVPASLYLFCFEGLVRRIIEGVHDDPIVDAVRLGIEALRETDGVLHLWLHPHNVVDEHDRERMKRVLATVDRARRETDVTVETMGDVARRVRNDEPASKPSIV
- a CDS encoding lipopolysaccharide biosynthesis protein; this translates as MSRNIVSGVLSVVSAKVVTLVIGLVASPLLYRMLGPAKFGEYATVLSTHALLMIFVSSGITRGVQKYVAEDRYLPDWEAHVVGFYFRLAVALATAGALVYFLAVRFGVIAWLYDPTFETYFLIMIAAVVSSQTWSFARRGLMGLGLERHSEPLMIVKWVGFGVLALGFVSLGYGVVGALAGQMLGTLIAAIGGILLVVRQVGVRALVRNPHPGFPREKIFTYNTSAIGLSFLMLSLYHVDVIMLQNLRGGDMVGHYKAALKLAEFLWFVPATIQAVYIHSTSEMWSKGQLDRVANIASKTTRYTLLLTCLMCLGLASLAEIVVPIYWGQDSAPVVTPLLFLLPGALGFAAVRPTLAIEEGHGNLRYSLYATGAAAGINFVLNAILIPVAGMRGAAVATSVGYGSMFIFHVWSARKLGFNPLSDSRLARIAVTAGLSAVPILLLPTVLSSWVAIAVVPPVGLAIFLALSFVTGALDVEECWDLLSAFPGPVPGLVARARDPDRPALMSKRAVVNGQRWLAVLGILLFAAGTGFALATAVLDGGGNESSAINGTETPIPSDATAGPTTASDSETTASSSDGTGTVDRGQRESDSVTPIDIRTDADDGDDDTGGSGGGSGSSGGSDSSDDSDGSGGSGSSGGSDGSDDPDDSDDTETETDTDTETENETDTPTETETDTDTETDTDTETDTDTETENETATETETETATDTETDTEIETDTPTETETATDTETATETETDTDTETESDTETASDTETDTPEDTTTDTGTDGTGTDDTETDGSATDTTSGDETESTDDSGSGGILSLVRFPTSF
- a CDS encoding glycosyltransferase family 2 protein, producing MTTVSVVIPTYNRADVLPRAVGSVLDQTVADLELLVVDDGSTDGTVALLEAYDDERLRVVEHETNQGANAARNTGIQEAEGEYVAFLDSDDEWRPRKLERQLDRVRDGEYVAAYCDADRSHSGVGGRVIGAVASLLARADGDVLMEGGKELAGEILADNLHSGAGSTLLVETGVARRIGGFDEELDRFQDPEFLLRVIQEGELAYVDEPLVVRYETATPDAETIRRADEEYLAKHDELVREAESQGYRVRQAHELLLGMRFLEEGKFAPAVAHLLRADVPARHWPGLAWAGVSGFRHRASTPATVVVGLVAVAVLYGVVTAVRSLE